DNA sequence from the Solea solea chromosome 12, fSolSol10.1, whole genome shotgun sequence genome:
GTGAAAAAAGCTAATTCTAGTGAAATGTGTGCTTTTACAGAAGGATGCAGTAAAGTCAGCCTGAGTTACACATTCATACCTTGCTGTGTGAGTTGCTTCCCAACCTCTGGCAGTTCACAGTAAACTACATCTCCCAGAGCCTCCTGCAAGTGTCAACAAAATGTTCATTATTATAGAAtaacacttgtgttgtgtgtgggagagaaaggGCCACTGACCCGGAGGCCTCAGAATCAAATTTCTTCACGGTGATAAAAACACTCCCCCTAGCCAGGTACTAGGTATAAGATCATGGTAGTATTATTTTagaccagaggtgtcaaactcattttagttcaggggtcaCATATAATGCAATTTGAACTCAAGTGGCCCAgatcagtaaaataatagcataataacctataaacaacaagatctcctaaatgttccctttgttttttaattgacttttacacatgtgcataacAACTTgcagatcacagtggattttcaagggcacaaaacatttagtcaaagGTTTAGTATCTGAAACtgacaaatatatattttttcacattatgaGCAGCTTTCAtgatgtgaaattttaacaaattcatcctgtgggccggattggacacATACAAAACGGATGCTGACCGGCATGTTCACGGTGGTGTCGTAAATATATGTACTCCCAAACTGTAGagggagctctgtagagaaaaaagGCATAAAAGCAAACTAGACCTGCGAAGTTCCACTTTCAGGGTTCAGGGAGGCATTGGGATTGGACAATAATGTAGGTGTAGCCTTGAGTTTACTCACTAACAATAGACTTACTTGTGCAAAGTTGCTGATACCGACAGTACCAATTCCACTGTCTTCTACTCGAATCCATTCGTGCTTGTCTGTGAATTTAAGTGCTGCAACACaaagcaacaacacaacacaatgagaACATACCCAGCTTCCCCATTATTTACAGTCAGTTTGACAACTACGGAATAAAACACACAGCGAGACACACACTATTCTTCTCAGAAACGGGGTTCTgtcttattaggaccaggtcctAATAAGGACTGACCAGGTCCAGTGTATATGACAAAAAGGGTCCTAGAGAGGCACcaaatacaaggacacacacgTTACCCAGGAGCTACTGTAAATGTCAGCTAACACGCGACACGACAACGTGTAAACAGCGATAAAATACCTGCTGCTAACCGTCCAGAAGATGACAGTGTTCTCCGGAAAGAAGCGTTATACGCCGAGCGTCTCAGTGAAGGCAAAACTGTGGAAAAGTTAGAAGACAAGGAGCGAAGGAGAACGCCGGCAGCCATCTTTGTCGCTTACTGTTGACGAGAGCGGCGCGCGCCGGAGTTTTTCTTGGAGGCAACGGTAGCGCTTTACTGCCCCCCACTGGTCAGGATGCCA
Encoded proteins:
- the LOC131470001 gene encoding glycine cleavage system H protein, mitochondrial-like, encoding MAAGVLLRSLSSNFSTVLPSLRRSAYNASFRRTLSSSGRLAAALKFTDKHEWIRVEDSGIGTVGISNFAQEALGDVVYCELPEVGKQLTQQDEFGALESVKAASELYSPLTGEVVEVNTRLADNPSLINKSCYEDGWLMKMTIASPAELDALMDEAAYKKYVRSIED